The genome window TCTTCGTTTTTACCAGTTACATGACCAATCACCGTTAAATGCGGATTTCCTTTGATTTTTTCAAAATCTTTTTGATTAATTGTAAACAGCAATTCATAATCTTCTCCACCACTTAATGCACATGTTATTGGATTAATTTTGAACTCTTCGGCTGTACGAATCACAATAGAATCTAACGGAATTTTTTCTTCGTAAATATTAATTCCAACACCACTTTCTTTCGAGAGATGAATAATTTCAGAAGATAATCCGTCCGAAATATCAATCATAGAAGTTGGTTTAACTTTCAATTCTTTCAAAAGATTGATAATATCCAAACGAGCTTCTGGTTTTAATTGACGTTCAATTAAATATGAATAGTTTTCGAAATCTGGTTGATTATTAGGGTTTACTTTTGATACTTGTGCTTCGCGTTCTAATACTTGCAAACCAAGAAAAGAAGCACCTAAATCACCAGAAAGTACAACCAAATCATTTTCTTTTGCACCATTTCTATAAGCCAAATCTTTTTCTGGAGCAGAGCCAATCGCCGTCATGCTCAAAACAAGTCCGCTAACAGAAGAAGTTGTATCGCCGCCTACAATATCAATATTGTATTTGTCGCAAGCGTATTTCATTCCGTTGTAAATTTCGTCCACAGCTTCTATCGTAAAACGATTCGAAATTGCCATCGAAACCAACAATTGTTTTGGAATAGCATTCATCGCCAAAATATCACTAATTGCCGTCACAACCGCTTTATAACCCAAGTGACGCAAAGGCATGTACGACCAGCTAAAATTTACACCTTCTACCAACATGTCAGTAGAAACCACAATTTTATCTTTTTTGTAATCAAGAACAGCTGCATCGTCGCCAATTCCTTTAATAGAACTTTCTAATTTGATCGGAAAACCTTCTTTGATTTGATTAATTAAACCAAATTCTCCAATTTCGGCTAAACTTGTTTTTGAAACGTTTTTATCTTCTAACATGATTTTATTTTTGAGTAAAGATTGAAGGATCTATATTTTCTGAACGAAAAGGTAAATTGATAATATCTTGTTTCGACATTGTTTTCACGGTTTGTCCTTCAAATGATTTTTTAATATTTTCTAACATTTCTGTTGGTGGTGCTTGCATTTTTCTTTTCGACATCGAAAACCAAACACCTGTCAATTCAGAATGACAAAGATGTACACCATCTTGGTTATATAAATTATGAATAAATTGATAAATCATTCCATCTTCCGACATTCCACCAATTTCTAC of Empedobacter falsenii contains these proteins:
- the thiL gene encoding thiamine-phosphate kinase; translation: MLEDKNVSKTSLAEIGEFGLINQIKEGFPIKLESSIKGIGDDAAVLDYKKDKIVVSTDMLVEGVNFSWSYMPLRHLGYKAVVTAISDILAMNAIPKQLLVSMAISNRFTIEAVDEIYNGMKYACDKYNIDIVGGDTTSSVSGLVLSMTAIGSAPEKDLAYRNGAKENDLVVLSGDLGASFLGLQVLEREAQVSKVNPNNQPDFENYSYLIERQLKPEARLDIINLLKELKVKPTSMIDISDGLSSEIIHLSKESGVGINIYEEKIPLDSIVIRTAEEFKINPITCALSGGEDYELLFTINQKDFEKIKGNPHLTVIGHVTGKNEENYLITRGSEQMVPLTAQGWGVETEDEE
- a CDS encoding acyl-CoA thioesterase, producing the protein MNNKYFQKTIVRWSDLDANRHLANASYMNFTSFSRIAFLRDYGISMKNLAEYGIGPAILHEQFSFFKEAMEGEEIYISVEIGGMSEDGMIYQFIHNLYNQDGVHLCHSELTGVWFSMSKRKMQAPPTEMLENIKKSFEGQTVKTMSKQDIINLPFRSENIDPSIFTQK